Proteins encoded by one window of Fischerella sp. PCC 9605:
- a CDS encoding S8 family peptidase: protein MNPTDKLSTFTPSQDVGLVESQGAIAINADKARELFGVDGTGVTIGVISDSFNNLGGAEADVASGDLPSGIKVLEDAPGVGEDEGRAIMQLIHDVAPGANFVFHTSGPGQPEEFADAIFKLADAGADIIVSDVGIIHEPMFQDGIIAQAIDEISSRPGDSAVSFFASAGNEGRRSYESSFNPSGVIEPTSGGEFHDFEPGSGVDTFQSITIPSGAGIDISFQWDSPFASVSGGAGSLNDLDIFLYDSSGTKVLVSSTESNIGNDPVEVLTFNNEGQTSEFNLAISKKGGYDPDLMKYIVFGGGKNFKINEFDTASGTIFGNPNAEGAAAVGAISYLETPAFGTDPGELRFFSSAGGTPVLFDQDGDRLFIPDYWRSKPAFVAPDGVNTTFFGDDIPEDSDNYPNFAGTSASVAYPAGVAALMLDANPNLSADEIYSIQEATALDMDDPSTPEFDIGFDYASGYGLIQADRALGLVTTPFPCHNSALDTLAFANPGASFGLSSSGSNKGILY, encoded by the coding sequence ATGAACCCTACAGATAAATTGTCTACGTTCACACCTAGCCAAGATGTGGGATTAGTTGAAAGTCAAGGTGCTATAGCTATTAATGCTGACAAAGCTCGCGAACTCTTTGGTGTGGATGGAACTGGTGTCACAATAGGTGTAATTTCGGACAGCTTTAATAATCTTGGTGGAGCAGAAGCTGATGTTGCTAGTGGTGACTTGCCATCAGGTATTAAAGTGCTAGAAGATGCTCCTGGTGTGGGCGAAGATGAAGGTCGTGCCATCATGCAACTTATTCATGATGTGGCTCCTGGTGCTAACTTTGTATTTCATACATCAGGCCCGGGTCAACCTGAAGAATTTGCTGATGCCATTTTTAAGTTAGCAGATGCAGGAGCTGACATCATAGTATCTGATGTAGGTATCATCCATGAACCTATGTTCCAAGATGGGATTATAGCTCAGGCTATTGATGAAATATCGTCTAGACCTGGTGACTCTGCTGTCTCCTTTTTTGCTTCTGCTGGTAACGAAGGTCGTCGCTCCTATGAAAGTTCCTTTAATCCTAGTGGTGTGATTGAACCGACTTCAGGGGGAGAGTTCCATGATTTTGAACCAGGATCTGGAGTAGATACATTCCAGAGCATTACAATTCCCTCAGGTGCTGGAATTGATATCTCTTTCCAATGGGACTCTCCTTTCGCTTCGGTTAGTGGTGGTGCTGGTTCTCTCAACGATCTCGATATTTTCTTGTATGACAGTTCCGGTACTAAGGTTTTGGTTAGCAGCACCGAGTCTAACATTGGTAACGATCCAGTAGAGGTTCTTACCTTTAACAATGAAGGACAGACAAGTGAATTTAACCTAGCAATCTCAAAAAAAGGTGGTTATGACCCTGATTTGATGAAGTACATAGTGTTTGGAGGAGGCAAAAACTTTAAAATTAACGAGTTTGACACTGCTAGCGGAACTATTTTTGGGAATCCCAATGCTGAGGGAGCAGCGGCAGTTGGGGCAATTTCATACCTTGAAACTCCAGCATTTGGAACAGATCCAGGTGAACTACGGTTTTTTTCTTCGGCTGGCGGTACACCAGTTTTGTTTGATCAAGATGGCGATCGCTTGTTCATTCCCGATTATTGGAGGAGCAAGCCTGCATTTGTAGCTCCAGATGGCGTTAATACCACTTTCTTTGGAGACGACATTCCTGAAGATTCAGACAATTACCCCAACTTTGCTGGAACATCAGCTTCAGTCGCATATCCAGCGGGAGTGGCCGCTCTAATGCTTGATGCTAATCCCAATCTCTCTGCTGACGAAATCTACTCAATTCAGGAAGCAACTGCTCTTGACATGGACGATCCAAGCACTCCAGAATTTGACATCGGCTTTGACTATGCCAGTGGCTACGGATTGATCCAGGCCGATCGAGCGTTAGGTTTAGTCACAACACCTTTCCCCTGCCACAATTCTGCATTAGATACTTTGGCTTTTGCTAACCCAGGAGCCTCTTTTGGCTTGAGTTCATCAGGGAGTAACAAAGGTATCCTATATTAA
- a CDS encoding MBL fold metallo-hydrolase — protein MQIHMIGHASIFVETQDCKILMDPVLWDPHNEGIEDVCPKREVIHELLPEFDLLIISHQHLDHFDIRSLAYLPKTVDVLIPNDKLIETCLRQLGYSQIYHLNDFSEVKLGSTSLLATRSENRVPEYGIVFADKSGVCWNQVDTVVSLDTIRFVKSYYPQIDFLLATWQPMLEVNYQTNQSLSFPYSEYSQSLEQISLIQPKAIAPGANGFKLINGSSWLNQIVFPVTREQFCKDVRMVYPEIGDNVFAFDPGDIIAFKNGEFSHLKQMSQFVKKVEDDRENLDFSPVKVGSNLIDDNPDNYNLDEMKEAIKEEVCLNLPQFFMEKKDSLFIEHCRWKVIYQLEIVFPDSCEQWVFDFAEENIQAQVGRNPLANFCTSITASSFYSILKQMKGWDYASLGGNCRSFKKIYIPTQYGIIQPKETSIQEPLVLKFPPKKVFESVRYQEVKKWIQINSNSSISHKRNTYMMKLGNHLVRQLQEPKN, from the coding sequence ATGCAAATTCACATGATTGGACATGCTTCAATATTTGTGGAAACGCAAGATTGCAAAATTCTCATGGATCCAGTGCTTTGGGACCCACACAATGAAGGAATCGAGGATGTATGTCCAAAGCGAGAAGTAATTCATGAATTACTTCCAGAATTTGATTTACTAATCATATCCCATCAGCATCTGGATCACTTTGACATTCGCTCTCTTGCCTATCTACCGAAAACAGTTGATGTCCTAATTCCTAATGACAAACTGATAGAAACTTGTCTTCGTCAATTGGGATATTCTCAAATCTATCATTTGAATGACTTTAGTGAAGTTAAGCTTGGCTCCACAAGTCTGTTGGCAACCCGTTCAGAAAACCGCGTCCCTGAATATGGCATAGTATTTGCCGATAAATCAGGGGTTTGCTGGAATCAAGTAGATACGGTAGTCAGCCTAGATACAATTCGTTTTGTAAAATCTTACTATCCACAAATTGACTTCTTATTGGCAACTTGGCAGCCAATGCTAGAGGTTAACTACCAAACTAATCAGAGTTTGTCCTTTCCTTACTCTGAATACAGCCAGTCGCTTGAGCAAATCAGTTTAATTCAACCAAAGGCGATCGCTCCCGGAGCCAATGGCTTCAAATTAATTAATGGCTCATCTTGGCTAAACCAGATTGTATTCCCAGTAACGCGAGAACAATTTTGTAAAGATGTAAGGATGGTTTATCCAGAAATAGGAGACAACGTCTTTGCTTTCGATCCAGGAGACATCATAGCCTTTAAAAACGGCGAGTTTAGTCATCTCAAACAGATGAGTCAATTTGTCAAAAAGGTGGAAGACGATAGAGAAAACTTGGATTTTTCGCCAGTAAAGGTAGGGAGTAACTTAATTGACGACAATCCAGATAATTATAATCTCGATGAGATGAAAGAGGCAATTAAAGAAGAAGTATGCTTAAATTTGCCTCAGTTTTTCATGGAAAAAAAAGATTCCCTTTTTATAGAACATTGTCGTTGGAAAGTTATTTATCAACTAGAAATAGTTTTTCCAGATTCCTGTGAACAATGGGTTTTTGATTTTGCAGAAGAGAATATTCAAGCACAAGTAGGACGAAATCCCTTGGCTAATTTCTGTACCAGCATTACAGCGTCAAGCTTTTACAGCATTTTGAAACAGATGAAAGGCTGGGACTATGCTAGCCTTGGGGGCAATTGTCGCAGCTTCAAAAAAATATATATACCAACTCAATATGGAATTATTCAACCCAAAGAAACTTCAATACAAGAACCTCTTGTCTTAAAATTTCCACCTAAGAAAGTTTTCGAGAGCGTTCGGTATCAAGAAGTAAAAAAATGGATTCAAATTAATAGCAATAGTTCAATTTCACATAAAAGAAATACTTACATGATGAAGCTAGGAAATCATCTTGTTAGGCAATTGCAGGAACCTAAAAACTGA